The DNA sequence GATTAAAAACGGGATGATGGACGTAAAGAAGGTGAACCAAAGCGACTGGCCTTCTTCCGCTTCAAACTTGACCTTCACCCCGGCCTTTTCCAATTCAGGAATGACCCTATCATTATAGTAAGGAGCTCGCGTTTTAAAGCTGGTTTTGCCGCCCACATACTTTCCTTCGATAAGGTAGGTACCACCGTCAGGACGAACAGTAATATCTTGGAGTTTCCCATTTAATAATTGTTGGCGATACTCATTGTACTCGATCTGCTTCGTATCTTGTCCGTTGGCTACAAACAAATTCATTAGCCCTACGACAACGAGCAGCAAAATAATATATATTCCGGCTTGCCGGAAAAACCGACTCATCCCTTACCTCCTCTCAAACGCAACATCTTTTATTTTAACACACCGTTTCGCCTGTCACAATACGTTACTCCTTATATATTTCTGACTTCAATACGCCGATATAAGGTAAGTTTCGGTACTTTTCGGCGTAGTCGAGACCGTAACCGACGACGAACTCGTCTGGTACTTGCACGCCGATATAATCGGGTTCGAAATCGTTCGACCGTCGCTCGACTTTATTGAGTAACGTCACAACTTTGATCGACCTCGCGTGACGTCGTTTGAGCATATCCATCAAATACGTCAATGTCAACCCCGTGTCAATGATGTCTTCGACGATTAATATGTGCCGCCCTTCCACTGACACCTCGAGGTCTTTAATAATGCGTACGTCACCGGACGATTGCGTCGCTGAACCGTAACTGGAGACAGCCATAAAGTCGATCTCTAACGGAATTTCCATACGACGTATTAAGTCCGCCATAAACGGTGTCGCACCTTTAAGCACACAAATAACGAGTGGATTTTTTCCCCGGTAATCCTCACTTAGTCGCTGGCCGAGATCGCTGACGATCTTTGCGATGTTCTCCTCAGTGAACAAGATTTCCCGGATATCGTCATGCATACAAAGCCCCCTACCTCTACATATGTAATGAATGCGCAGTATGAAAAAATAAGTAAATGCGCTGCTTGGTCCCCGCCGAAACGAGCGCTTTTTGTGAGCGTCTAAGCTCCGGAATCCACAAGATGTCCGCCTCGTCGGTAACAATCGGCCACCAACTACGCACGTCTCTCCCGACTTTCTCGTCGATAAAAAGCGTCTTTACCCGCTTTTTGCCGCTCATTCCTTTAATATGTATACGGTCGCCTGGCAGGCGCGTGCGCACGTATAGTTTTCCGGTTATGTGTTCCGCGTCAAAAACTGCCCATCGCATCCCCCATTCGCAAGTTTCAATGTCATCCGATGTAACGACAGCTGTCAAGTAAGTGTCGTACGGTGCTGGCACACGCGTCACACCGGGAACGTTGAGCAGGGTACAATCGCCTTCTGAAGCGGAGGGTTCTTTTCGCCTCCTGAACCGGATAAAGTTGTAGTCGCGAACCGCCTCCCATTCTCCGGGGAGATCGTGCTGCGCCGACGGTGAGTCACGGTATGTTAACAGGCGGATTTGTTCAATGTGTACCCATGAACGAATCGAAAGATAACTTAATATTAGTTGAACGACTCGCCTTTGTAAAGCTAGGTTTAACGTGTGAAACTCGGGGATCGACAAGACGCATTCAGTGGTGCCCCGTTTTACAATCACCTGATCTGCCGCTTCCTTAGTCCAATTGTCCCACATTACCTCTTCCGCTGCCAACTGTTCACTTAATTGTAACATTCCCGTCTTAATCTGTGGATTATACTGTTCCAGCACCGGAATAAGTTCTAACCGCACGCGGTTGCGTACATAATTAGTCGAGTGATTGCTCGAATCGTCGCGGGGCGCGAGCTTCGCCTCGCGGCAAAAGGCTTCAATTGTTGTCCGCCACGTACGCCAAAGCGGGCGGACAATGTCAATGCCCTCCCACGTACGCTTAACGGGAATACCTACTAAGCCCGCAGTGCCCGATCCGCGCAAAAATCTCATAAGTACTGTTTCCGCTTGATCGTCCGCATGGTGCCCGAGCGCCAGTTTCGTTGCGCCGACACGCGCTGCAACGTCGCGAAACACGTCGTAGCGGAGACGTCTCGCTACTTCCTGTAAATTCCCACCGTTTTCTTGCAAATGACGTCGCACATCGACCGACCGTACATAACAGGCAACGTCGCGGTCGCGGCAAAACTGGGCGACAAATTGGGCATCTGCTATCGCTTCTTCGCCACGCAACTGATGATTGACATGGACAGCGACGATTTGCCATTCATAGGCGGCAGACAAGTGGCGCAGCCCTTCCAGCAACGCGAGCGAATCCGGCCCGCCGGAAACGCCGACGACGATGCAATCCCCTGTTTGCAATAACGCGTATTCGCGAATAGTCGCCTCCATTTGTTTTATGAACACGAACAATACCACCTTCACCCGGATCAACCGCTATGCAGCTTTGCAACTTTACGCTACATCGAGGAAGTACACATTCTACATTTTCACAGCTAATTATAGCATATACACCTTCCACTGCGCGATAAGTAAGCTTTCTTCTTCAACCGTATCTCGGCATGCGTAAGCAGCCGCATTATTTCCAAGGAAATAATGCGGAGCCGATAGATGTTATACATGGGGGTGCGACCTTCTGAGGCCGCACCCGCGAATTTCCCCTTGTTCAACTCCATCGCTGTATGAACATATCTTTTTAAACGAACATGCCCATTAAGGGTGATTGCATACGTCCTTGCTTGTACCTTTTGTACCTTATATCATCGCAGTTTACTTCAGTGTCGCACCGCTTGCTAACCAGTCGCTAGTCGCTGCCGCTACTAATTAATGTTGTGGTGCTTCATGGCGCGATAGCCTTGGCATGCCCGGGATCGCGATTGTTTGCCAATCGGGAAGCGAATGATCGATTTTAGCGACGACAACGGTCATGTCATCTTCAATCGCCCCATCTTGCTCACGCACCATTTTTTCTAGGAGGACGTCAGCCACCCCTTGCGGTTCCTGCGTTTTTATTTCGCCGATGGCACGCTTGAACCATTCCTCTTTATGGACTGTAACCTCTAACGCATCGTACACCCCGTCCGTCATCATGACGAGAACGTCCCCAGGCAATAGTTGCTCGTGTACAGTATCGACGTCAATATCTTGTAAAATACCGAGCGGAAGATTACTCGCCGTCACACATATGACTTCGTTCCCCCGTTTGATGAAACTCGGAGCTGAACCGATTTTGAGAAATGTCGTCCGCGCGGTATCTAAATCGATGAGTGCTAAGTCGATCGTCGCGAACATTTCGTCCGTTGAGCGTATTCCGAGGATCGCGTTTACCGTCTTGGCAGCGATGCGCTCCTCCATCCCCGATTGTAGCAACTGCCCGAGCAGTTTTAACGCTGCTTGGCTTTCCTCTCGCGCCCGCACCCCATTACCCATCCCGTCGCTTATCGCGACCGCATACTTGCCCGTTCCTAAGTTTGAATAACTGTAACTGTCCCCCGATAGCCAGCCACCCCCTTTGGCCGCTGCCGCGACGCCTGCCTGCACGTCGAAGTTTTGCGCCGATCCGAACGCCACCGTTTGTACGCCTTCTGTACGGTCACTAGCCCCTTCCCGCGTATACACGGTAATGTGCTCACCGATGACATCTGTTAACAGCGGGGCAATAACTTTACGGCTGCTGTCCAAATAGTCGTTTTCCGGTAACGTCACTTCTACCTCGACATTTCCCTCATCTAAACTGATGACGTCAATGCGATCGATGGCGAGCCCTAAGTCTTCTAGCGCCGTTTGTATTTGCTCCTCCTGTGCGGAAAGCACCTCTGTTTCCCGGCGAATTTCTCCCGCCCAGTTAAGCATCACTTGTGACATGCCGGACAACTGCTCAGCGACGATTTGCTGTGTCTCGCGCAAGCGCTCTTGCCAATATAAATCGTACTGATACGTATCGTATTGCTTCTTGATACGTGCCATTATCCGCTCGCTTCTAATACAGTGTGCATCCCATTCTTTCGGCACACGGATGTGACCTTTATTCCCTTCCAGTTCCACCAAAGCGATCAGATCGGTCAACCCAGTGTACGTCTGTACAAACTTCGGTCCCCAACATTCGTCGTACTTACGACATCGGCTGCACGCTGTGTCTGATAACGTATCGACAAACTGCTGTAAATACGCCTCATCTTGTTGCGGCCTATTGTATTTGTCCGAGAAGCTATGTGACAACTCAGTAAACACGTGTGAAAATTGTTCCACTTTTTTCGCCGTCAAATCGCGGACGCGGCGCGCATACTCGTGTTGGCTTTGCACGTTTTCCGTCGTGCCAGGTATATAGCGCGACAATGTGTGCGCGAACGTACTCGGCGTGAGTAAAAACAAGAGCACTGCGAGCGCCGACTCCTGGATCGTCGTCCACCATAACGTGTTCATACCGGCATATAACGCTAAAATGGACGTTCCGATGAAAAAGCCGACTGCGACACCCAACTTTTTCCCTTCGCGGAACAGACCGGAAAGTAACCCCGTAAAGGCGAGTAGACTAATTTCCCACATCGCTTGTTGGTTGGAAAGACTGAGGATCATTCCGATGACGACGCCGACTGTCGCTCCGAGCATCCCACCTCCTACGAGGGCGAAAAGAAGAATGAAGTAGCGGGAAAAAATGTGCTCGACCGATAACCCTCCGATTGTCCATCCCGTCATCCCGGTCATTACCGTCGCGAGCAAAATGACAAGGCTCACGATCTCCTCCGGCTTCATCGTAAATTGGCGCCGTTTGTTCGTAATGAGGGGAAGCGATTGGACAAAGATGAAGGTCAGCAGTACGCCGATCACGACTTCAATCGCCGCGAGCACACCGTCGTAAAATGTCCAGCCCGTAAACCCGAGACGCACACTCGCCGCGACGAGCAAGGTGCAAAATACGATTAACGGTACGTAGTTGACGCTTTTAAACTTGAACTGCTCCGTTCCTTTTTGCAACAGGAAAAACAACGCAAACAACGTCGTCAGCCACGCTAAGTGATTGCCGTCCACCGTACTCGCACCGATGAGGAGAAACACAACTACCGGAAGTAAGCGGTTCCGTTTTAAATAGTACACGACAGCTAAGAAGGGTAAGGCAAAAGGTGACACTTGATCTAAAATGACTGCCCGTCCGAGTAAGAAACTGATCGCGAGTAGCAAGAGGTCCCAGCGTTTCAGGGCGACAAAGGACATTTGACGTGCTGTTCCCCTTATTTTTGGCCACTTGATCAATTTTTTACCCGTGTTTACGACTTGTCGCCCGAGCGAGAATGATCGCATGTACGTCCATCTCCTTTGTTTTGGGTAAGTGGCTCTTATTATACAAGGGCGCATGAACATAATTTGTCAAAAAAACTGACAGCACAAACTTTTTTTCCGACAATGTTCGGGCAGGCCACTTTTCCGCCTTACAACGCAAAAAACTCAGTCCCTGGCACTGAGCTTCTTTACTTGCTACTGTTAAATTGTCCGTCGATTTTATGGAGGATAGGCTGTTTCTTGTCGACTACAGCGATATTCCGACAAATGGTTACACAATTTTAAATAAACATCTCGTTGCTTTACATCAAGTGAAAGTGTGCCTCAAAGTGGGTACATCGTCGCTTCAGCGACGAACGATGGAATGAGTTGGCGTTTTTTTTGCAGCTGAATCATGTGATGTAAAATGTGTAAGGCATACACTTGCTGTTTTCGTTTAAGTTCCCCTTTGTCGATGGAAGTGGCGAATTCATCAATGTCGAGCACATCGTAACTGCCATCGGGGTAAACGATCAGATCGAGCAGCAAATCGACCATCACGTAATGCATGTCGCTCAGGCGCTTCATTTCCATAATGTCACAGTAATAGTATATAAAATCGCCCTTCTTATTAAACACTTTGGAAATGGTATACCCTTGATCCACCATATAATACGTCAAAAAGATGCGTTTGCCGTCCGGGTTCGGGTATTGCGTAGCAAAGCAATTCGGACCGCGCCACGCGCGTACGAGTTCCGTATACGTTTTGTTTAGCGTTGTAAACTTAATTTTCTTGATCGTTACATCCACCGAATCCCCTCCTCTAGTAGACATTTTTTCCTTTTAGTCGCTCTTTAAACGAAACATGCCACGTAATTTGTTTTAAAACAGTGATAAAAAAAACGCCACGCGGCGTGTACAAAAATACCGATCCCCCCAAAAAATTGCGATGCGTGCATCTCGTCGGGAATCGGTTGTGTGGTGGCGGCAGGGAGAGTCGAACTCCCGACCTCACGGGTATGAACCGTACGCTCTAGCCAGCTGAGCTACACCGCCGTATTGAGCAAACTAAACACTGTGTGGCGTCCACGACTGTCGTGTCTTCCTGGTCGTCGTCGTGTCCGCCAATATTGTACAGCCGTATGTCAGCAATGCCGCTTAACCTCTACGGGCTCCGCGACCGCCTCGTTTGCCTTCTGTATGACGACGAAGTGATGTTAGACGATCCTCGCTATCTTTCATAAAGCGGCTTAATTTGTCTTCGAATGAACGATCTCGTCTCGGGCTCCGACGGTCAGTTTTTGGTGGTCGATCTTGCGCTTTGCGAATGGACAAGCCAATTTTACCGTTATCGTCGACGTTCATTACTTTGACAGTAACTGTATCGCCGACCGACAAGTGATCCTTGACGTCCTTTACGTATTGATCCGCGACTTCAGAAATGTGCACAAGCCCAGTTTTACCACCTGGCAGCTCCACAAATGCTCCGAAATGGGTGATCCCTGTCACCTTTCCTTCATATTTGCTGCCCACATCAATTGTCATGAACAAAAACGTCCTCCTTAAAAAGTGCGCAGGACCCGGATCCCACTTTCGCAGTGTTCGTTAAAACGCTTTAATGCCCACATTCTTTTTGTGCGACGTGCGTTCCAGATACCTTATTAATGCATAGTTGTACGGTTAATTATAACCGAGTTTAAAAAAAAGTCAACCGCCGGTTAAGGTGCATAGTCGAAGATTATCTCTCCTTCACCGCTCATATATAAATGTTTACGCGCATACTCAGCAATATACTGGGGATCTTTTAAAAGTTTCACTTCCTCTTGCAATTTTTCGTTGTGTTTTTTTGCCCGTTTTAGCTGTTCATGCGCCCCGACGAGTTCTTCCTGACTCTTCGCTAGATTCCCTTCAATCACAAACAACTGAATGGCGGCCCAGGCGAAAAAAACGACGCAGACCGACAGCCAGACTGTGAGCCGACGTTTCGCTCCTCCCGACCCGCGTTTCGGTTTTGCCAGCGGAACGTTTGCTGGCGGTGTCGCCTGTCTCTCGCGGCTCGGACGGTTACCTTTGTTACCTTTATGCCGGTCACTGTTCCCCCCGTTGTTATTCGCGATCGGGTCAAACCGTACGACGGAGGATTCTCTTTTTCTATTTTTTCTCATCGCTGTTCACTCCGATGCATCATTTTCTCCGTAATAAGACATTCTTCACCTGTTGCCATTTTCCTGCTAAAACCTGTAGTAGCTTTGCGGCAAACGTGATGCGCAGTAAAAACTTGACGATTGTCCAACAGAAAAGGGCAATGGACGTAAGAGGTATCCAAATGAGCACTCGCAACACATTGACAAACAGCCGCGTAAGTTGCTGTACGATTTGAATAACGACTAGCAACACCGCAATCGTCGTCCGACTGAACCACAAATAATACAAGCCGATTCCGAAGAACAACGTTAGCAACATATAAAAACGCAGGTCGCCCCAAGTGCTCCACAGGAGGACTCCGAAGATCCAACAGGCGGCAAGCACCCAATAACACAAATCGACGATCGCGACGACCCAACCAGTTATGCGCAACTTTCCCTTTAACACGCGATACAAGTCAAGGGCACTGCCTAAAAGGAGTCCCGATCCGAGCATGGCGGCGAGCGCCTGCCACTGGGGATACGCGTTCACCGAAACAACTTGCTAAAGAACCCTTTAGCTAGCTCCCGCGTCTGTGTGCCTTCGTCTAAGTACCCGATGTCGTACAGTGCACCTTCGATGGCCACCTTCCCTTGTTCGAGATTCAACGTCTTTATATGCAAATCTTTTCCACGAATTGCCAAGTAACCGCACTCTGTGTTTAGTAAAAACTCTTCACTGTCAAAACTTTCGACATTGACGACCCCGCTCACTTCGAGTGAATTGCGGTTGAGCATGACGATTTCGTGCGTCGTGCGATATTGCTGCTCCGCCATCATAGCATGTACCCCCTTTTGGTACATGATATGGACGGCTATTTCTGTTTAGAACAAACAAAAAGGAACTACCGCACACGCTCGTCGATAGTTCGCTATCACTCCGCTACTAACCCTTAACCCCAGCATCGCTCGAACGTTCCTCGGAAAGCAACGTATACATGTTCGCCGCTTCTTCTTTGCGAGACGTTTCCTGCAAATGTTCGATGCGAGCAGTTACTGTTTTTTGACCGAAACGAATCGTCAGTTCATCGCCGATGGCCACGTTAGCACTCGCTTTGGCCGGTTGACCGTTTATACTGACGCGCCTTTGGTCACACACTTCCTTCGCTAACGTACGGCGTTTAATGAGGCGGGATACTTTCAGAAATTTATCGAGGCGCATTATTTCAACGCTTCTTTTAATTTGTTTCCGGCGCGGAAGGCAGGTACCGTCATCTCCGGAATTTCGATCGGTTCACCCGTTTTCGGATTGCGCCCTGTACGCCCGGCGCGCGTGCGCGTCTCAAACGTGCCAAAACCGATCAATTGTACTTTTTCCCCCGCCTTTAACGTCTCACATATTTCGTCTAAAATCGTATTTAAGACGTTTTCCGCTTCTTTTTTTGTCATGCTGTTTTTACTGGCAATGCGGTTAATCAGCTCTTGCTTCGTCATCGTTTTCTCCTCCCAAAATTGACTACTGCTATAG is a window from the Numidum massiliense genome containing:
- the yabP gene encoding sporulation protein YabP; amino-acid sequence: MAEQQYRTTHEIVMLNRNSLEVSGVVNVESFDSEEFLLNTECGYLAIRGKDLHIKTLNLEQGKVAIEGALYDIGYLDEGTQTRELAKGFFSKLFR
- a CDS encoding FtsB family cell division protein, giving the protein MRKNRKRESSVVRFDPIANNNGGNSDRHKGNKGNRPSRERQATPPANVPLAKPKRGSGGAKRRLTVWLSVCVVFFAWAAIQLFVIEGNLAKSQEELVGAHEQLKRAKKHNEKLQEEVKLLKDPQYIAEYARKHLYMSGEGEIIFDYAP
- a CDS encoding S1 domain-containing RNA-binding protein; translation: MTIDVGSKYEGKVTGITHFGAFVELPGGKTGLVHISEVADQYVKDVKDHLSVGDTVTVKVMNVDDNGKIGLSIRKAQDRPPKTDRRSPRRDRSFEDKLSRFMKDSEDRLTSLRRHTEGKRGGRGARRG
- the yabQ gene encoding spore cortex biosynthesis protein YabQ gives rise to the protein MNAYPQWQALAAMLGSGLLLGSALDLYRVLKGKLRITGWVVAIVDLCYWVLAACWIFGVLLWSTWGDLRFYMLLTLFFGIGLYYLWFSRTTIAVLLVVIQIVQQLTRLFVNVLRVLIWIPLTSIALFCWTIVKFLLRITFAAKLLQVLAGKWQQVKNVLLRRK
- a CDS encoding DUF402 domain-containing protein is translated as MDVTIKKIKFTTLNKTYTELVRAWRGPNCFATQYPNPDGKRIFLTYYMVDQGYTISKVFNKKGDFIYYYCDIMEMKRLSDMHYVMVDLLLDLIVYPDGSYDVLDIDEFATSIDKGELKRKQQVYALHILHHMIQLQKKRQLIPSFVAEATMYPL
- the spoIIE gene encoding stage II sporulation protein E: MRSFSLGRQVVNTGKKLIKWPKIRGTARQMSFVALKRWDLLLLAISFLLGRAVILDQVSPFALPFLAVVYYLKRNRLLPVVVFLLIGASTVDGNHLAWLTTLFALFFLLQKGTEQFKFKSVNYVPLIVFCTLLVAASVRLGFTGWTFYDGVLAAIEVVIGVLLTFIFVQSLPLITNKRRQFTMKPEEIVSLVILLATVMTGMTGWTIGGLSVEHIFSRYFILLFALVGGGMLGATVGVVIGMILSLSNQQAMWEISLLAFTGLLSGLFREGKKLGVAVGFFIGTSILALYAGMNTLWWTTIQESALAVLLFLLTPSTFAHTLSRYIPGTTENVQSQHEYARRVRDLTAKKVEQFSHVFTELSHSFSDKYNRPQQDEAYLQQFVDTLSDTACSRCRKYDECWGPKFVQTYTGLTDLIALVELEGNKGHIRVPKEWDAHCIRSERIMARIKKQYDTYQYDLYWQERLRETQQIVAEQLSGMSQVMLNWAGEIRRETEVLSAQEEQIQTALEDLGLAIDRIDVISLDEGNVEVEVTLPENDYLDSSRKVIAPLLTDVIGEHITVYTREGASDRTEGVQTVAFGSAQNFDVQAGVAAAAKGGGWLSGDSYSYSNLGTGKYAVAISDGMGNGVRAREESQAALKLLGQLLQSGMEERIAAKTVNAILGIRSTDEMFATIDLALIDLDTARTTFLKIGSAPSFIKRGNEVICVTASNLPLGILQDIDVDTVHEQLLPGDVLVMMTDGVYDALEVTVHKEEWFKRAIGEIKTQEPQGVADVLLEKMVREQDGAIEDDMTVVVAKIDHSLPDWQTIAIPGMPRLSRHEAPQH
- a CDS encoding RNA-binding S4 domain-containing protein, with amino-acid sequence MRLDKFLKVSRLIKRRTLAKEVCDQRRVSINGQPAKASANVAIGDELTIRFGQKTVTARIEHLQETSRKEEAANMYTLLSEERSSDAGVKG
- the hpt gene encoding hypoxanthine phosphoribosyltransferase, translated to MHDDIREILFTEENIAKIVSDLGQRLSEDYRGKNPLVICVLKGATPFMADLIRRMEIPLEIDFMAVSSYGSATQSSGDVRIIKDLEVSVEGRHILIVEDIIDTGLTLTYLMDMLKRRHARSIKVVTLLNKVERRSNDFEPDYIGVQVPDEFVVGYGLDYAEKYRNLPYIGVLKSEIYKE
- the tilS gene encoding tRNA lysidine(34) synthetase TilS — its product is MFIKQMEATIREYALLQTGDCIVVGVSGGPDSLALLEGLRHLSAAYEWQIVAVHVNHQLRGEEAIADAQFVAQFCRDRDVACYVRSVDVRRHLQENGGNLQEVARRLRYDVFRDVAARVGATKLALGHHADDQAETVLMRFLRGSGTAGLVGIPVKRTWEGIDIVRPLWRTWRTTIEAFCREAKLAPRDDSSNHSTNYVRNRVRLELIPVLEQYNPQIKTGMLQLSEQLAAEEVMWDNWTKEAADQVIVKRGTTECVLSIPEFHTLNLALQRRVVQLILSYLSIRSWVHIEQIRLLTYRDSPSAQHDLPGEWEAVRDYNFIRFRRRKEPSASEGDCTLLNVPGVTRVPAPYDTYLTAVVTSDDIETCEWGMRWAVFDAEHITGKLYVRTRLPGDRIHIKGMSGKKRVKTLFIDEKVGRDVRSWWPIVTDEADILWIPELRRSQKALVSAGTKQRIYLFFHTAHSLHM